The Agreia sp. COWG nucleotide sequence AGAGGGAGAGCTGCTGGCGCGATAGCCCCCGGGCCGCGAAGACCGCGCGAAGGAGCTTCATGGCGCCGCGTTCTCCGTGCGCGAAGACCTGCGCCGTTCCCTCTCGCCAGGGCTCTGCGTCGACGGCTTCCGCTAAGAGAGTGGTCGACCCTGCATCGGCCTCGCCCCGTAGCAACCAGCGCACCTCGACGCCGACCGGAGCGTTCAGCTGAAGCATGTCGCTCTCGGTGTGAGCCTCGATGAAGGCGACTCCCTGCGCGGTGGCGGGAAGCGCCTCCAGCGCCGCCGCGATGGCGGGCAGCGCCGACTCGTCGCCCGCGAACAGGCGCCAATCGGCGGTGGCGTCGGGAGCATAGCCACCACCCGACCCACCCAGCACCAGCGTGTCTCCGGGGCGCGCTGCCGCGGCCCAGGGCCCGGCGAGACCGCTGTCGCCGTGAACGACGAAGTCGATAGACAGTGTGCGCGCCTGCTCGTCTACCGACCGGATCGTGTACGTGCGGGTGACGGGCTCTCCGGCATCGTCGAACACCAGCTTCACGTACTGGTCGGTCATCTGCGTGCGCGTGAACGCGTCGAACGCGTCGCCGCCCAGCACTACACGCACGAGGTGTGGCGTCAGCCACTCGGTGCGCTGCACGGTGAGCGTGATCTGCGGCTGAGCCCGGCGGGCCGGGCGGGCGGGAGCTACTGCCGACATGGTGACACCTCATTCTCGAAAGACTTAGGACACCCTAACAAATGAGTTCGTAGGTCCTCCCAGATTCGCGCATCGCCCGCGCGTTGCTACTCTGAGGCTGTGCCCGCCTCTCGTCCACGACCGCGCTCTTCTGCAGTGCGCCAGGCCGCCTGATGGCGCGAAGCACCTGGCGATCGATCCTGAAGGTCTTCCCGACCATCGTCTTGGTCGTGGACATCCTGATTCGCATCGGCGCGGTCGTGACCGTGCCCCGCAATCGCCGGCCGAGCTCGGCGATGGCCTGGCTGCTGGCCATCTTCATCTCACCCATTCCCGGCAGCCTGCTGTACGTGCTGCTCGGCAGCTCGCGGCTGCCGAAAGATCGGCGTGAGAAGCAGCGAGAGGTGAACGACTTCATTCTCGAGTCCTCGGGCGCTTCCGACGCGGCGTCCGAGACCTTCGCCGAGCCGCCGTGGTTCGGCTCCGTCGTACACCTGAACCGTCGGTTGGGTGCCATGCCGCTGATCGAGGGCAACTCCGCGGTCTTGCTGCCCGATTACGACGCGTCGATCGCATCGATGACCGATGCCATCACCCACGCCCAGACCTATGTGCACGTCGAGTTCTACATCCTGGCCAGGGACGACACCACGGAGGCCTTCTTCGACGCGCTGCGCGATGCCCACGAGCGAGGGGTCACGGTGCGCGTGCTCTACGACCACTGGGCAACCATGCGCAACCCGCGTGGACGCTCGACCCGGCGTTGGCTGAGGGCCAGCGGAATCCCCTTCGAGGAGATGCTGCCGTTCCGTCCGTGGCAGGGCAATTGGCGTCGGCCAGATCTGCGCAACCATCGCAAGATCGTCGTCATCGACGGCCGCATCGGCTTCAGCGGTTCGCAGAACATGATCGATGCCAGCTACAACAAGCGCGGCAACATCCGGCGGGGTCTGCGCTGGAAGGACCTCATGGTGCGGCTCGAGGGCCCCGCCGCACTGGGACTCGACGCCCTCTTCGTCACCGACTGGTACAGCGAGACCGGCGACATCGTCGAGGTGATCGACCGGGCCGTCGAGGCGCCAGTGATCGCCGATGGAATCGAGTGCCAGGTGGTGCCGAGCGGCCCTGGCTTCGACGGCGAGAACAATCTGCGACTCTTCAACGCCCTGGTCTATGGCGCCCAGAAGAGGCTCATCATCGCGAGCCCGTACTTCGTGCCCGACGACTCGATGCTCTACGCCATCACCACGGCGGCGGAACGGGGCGTCGAGGTGCAGCTCTTCGCCTGTGCCGTCGCCGACCAGTACGTGGTCTATCACGCGCAGCGCTCCTACTACGAGACGCTGCTGCGTTCAGGCGTGCGCATCTTTCTCTACCAAGAGCCGACGGTGCTGCACTCCAAGCACTTCACCGTCGACGACGACGTCGCGGTCATCGGCTCCAGCAACATGGACATGCGCTCCTTCAGCCTCAACTTCGAGGTGTCGCTGATGGTGCGGAGCTCGTCCTTCGTCGACGAACTGCGCGACATCGAAGACGGCTATCGCGCCAAATCGAGAGAGATCACGCTGGAACAGTGGCTCGCGCGATCCCCCATCGCGCAGGCACTCGACACGGTAGCCCGACTCACTGCGGCGGTTCAGTAGCCGCGACTCGGGGCGCACCCGATGCCAGGCCAGCGGAGCCATCGGCGGTACGCCGGAGCCTGTCGAAGGTATCGTGCAGCAGTTCGGGAAGCGACGCCGTCTCGCCCGGAGAGAGCCAGCGACCTATGGACACGCTGAAGACCGTGCCCGTGAGATGCGATGCGAGCAGCGCCTCCAGCGGATCGATTCCCCGGCCCTCGAATCCGCGGCGCAGCGCGTCGACGAGCGCGGCCTGCTTGCGCAGCTCCCGCTCCCGAAGCCCCTCATCGGACTGGATGACGACGTGCCGCGCGAGAAAGTACTGCTTCGGACGGGTGAACTGCCTCGCCGCCACCTCGTCGAATCCGTCGGCCACGATCTGCATGGCGCTCGTGCCCTCCGGGGCCTCGGCAATCATGCGCGAAGCCAGCTCGGGAATCGCGTTCTCATCGGCGAACAGGGCCTCGCGCTTGTCGGCGAAGTGGCGAAAAAAGGTGCGGGTCGAGAGCCCGGCTCGCTGCGCGATCTCGGGAACCGTGCTGTCGGCGAATCCCCGCTCCACGAAGAGGTCGAAGGCCGCCTTCTCCAGCCGCTCGCGCGCATCCGGTTGCCATCGTGCCATGAGCGCAGTCTATCGAAAAGATCGAGTGATGACACGCAGTGCCATCGCCCTGTAGAGTGATGGCGCGCGATGCCATTACCCCAGAAGGAAGCCATCATGCCCCAGAACTCAGCCGCCGTGCTGCCCGCGCCCTACGCCGACCTGGTGGTGAGAGATGCCGACTACACCGCCCCCGCAGCGGGCGAGCTCGTCATCCGCAATCGCGCCGTGGCCGTGAACCCGCTCGATGAGATCAAACAGTCCACCGGCGATCTGATGTACAAATGGCTCCCCCACCCCGCCGTGCTCGGTGAGGATGTCGCCGGCGACGTCGTCGAGATCGGCCCCGGGGTCACGGGCTTTCACGTGGGCGATCGTGTCGTCGCCTACGCGGTGGGCATGGAGAAGGGTCGCAATCACACGGCCGAGGGCGGCTTCCAGCTGTATTCGGTCGTCGAGGCCCAGCTCACCGCTCGCATTCCCGACGATCTCGCGTTCGAAGACGTCGTGGTGCTGCCGCTCGCCATCTCCACGGCGGCCTCGGCTCTGTTCCAGAAGGATCAGTTGGGCCTCGACCACCCCACCGCGGGTGGGCACCACCCGGCCCCACGACAGAGCGTGCTGGTCTGGGGCGGCTCGACCAGCGTGGGCAGCAATGCCATCCAGCTGGCCGTCGCAGCCGGCTACCGCGTGGTGACCACAGCATCGCCGCACAACCACGACCGGATGCGCGCCCTCGGCGCCGAGCACGTCGTCGACTACCGCAGCCCCAGCGCCGTCAGCGACCTCCTCACCCTGCTCGACGATCAGACGGTCGCCGGAATCTTCGCAGTCGGCACGGGGTCGGCCGAACCCTGCCTCACCATCGCCATCGCCACGGGCGCACGGCGCCTGTGCCTGGCGAGCCCCTCGGTCTCGATGAGCACCCTGCCCCGCCGCCGGTCGCTGCTCGCGCTCTCGCGCTTCGGGCTGCAGATGGCGTCGCGCGTGGCGCCGCTGATGGTGCGCAGTCGCCTACGCGGCATTCGCACACGCTTCGTGTGGGGAAGCTCGCTGATGACGAACGAGGTCGGCCCCATGCTGTGGAACGACTTCCTCCCGAAGGCACTCGCCGACAGGAGCTACGTGACAGCGCCTCGAGCTGAGGTCGTCGGCACGGGGCTTCAGAGCATCCAGCCCGCCCTCGACGCGGTTCGCGAGGGCGCCTCTGCCACGAAATTCGTGGTGCTGCTCTAGCCCGCTCGGGTCGCCGGGGCTCAGCGCGGGCTGTTCCAGTCCTGCGGTCCGACACCGTCGTCTCGGCCGGACACCACGTTCGCGTCAATGTCGATAATCGTGCCGGCCGCGCCGACCGGTCGCGCCTGGATCTGGTTGAAGGCCCAGTTCTCGGGCATGGGCTCGGTCTCGTTACCGCCCCAACCCGA carries:
- the cls gene encoding cardiolipin synthase — translated: MARSTWRSILKVFPTIVLVVDILIRIGAVVTVPRNRRPSSAMAWLLAIFISPIPGSLLYVLLGSSRLPKDRREKQREVNDFILESSGASDAASETFAEPPWFGSVVHLNRRLGAMPLIEGNSAVLLPDYDASIASMTDAITHAQTYVHVEFYILARDDTTEAFFDALRDAHERGVTVRVLYDHWATMRNPRGRSTRRWLRASGIPFEEMLPFRPWQGNWRRPDLRNHRKIVVIDGRIGFSGSQNMIDASYNKRGNIRRGLRWKDLMVRLEGPAALGLDALFVTDWYSETGDIVEVIDRAVEAPVIADGIECQVVPSGPGFDGENNLRLFNALVYGAQKRLIIASPYFVPDDSMLYAITTAAERGVEVQLFACAVADQYVVYHAQRSYYETLLRSGVRIFLYQEPTVLHSKHFTVDDDVAVIGSSNMDMRSFSLNFEVSLMVRSSSFVDELRDIEDGYRAKSREITLEQWLARSPIAQALDTVARLTAAVQ
- a CDS encoding siderophore-interacting protein is translated as MSAVAPARPARRAQPQITLTVQRTEWLTPHLVRVVLGGDAFDAFTRTQMTDQYVKLVFDDAGEPVTRTYTIRSVDEQARTLSIDFVVHGDSGLAGPWAAAARPGDTLVLGGSGGGYAPDATADWRLFAGDESALPAIAAALEALPATAQGVAFIEAHTESDMLQLNAPVGVEVRWLLRGEADAGSTTLLAEAVDAEPWREGTAQVFAHGERGAMKLLRAVFAARGLSRQQLSLSGYWAFGRTEDRFQAEKREPIGIIEPVSN
- a CDS encoding zinc-binding alcohol dehydrogenase family protein, translating into MPQNSAAVLPAPYADLVVRDADYTAPAAGELVIRNRAVAVNPLDEIKQSTGDLMYKWLPHPAVLGEDVAGDVVEIGPGVTGFHVGDRVVAYAVGMEKGRNHTAEGGFQLYSVVEAQLTARIPDDLAFEDVVVLPLAISTAASALFQKDQLGLDHPTAGGHHPAPRQSVLVWGGSTSVGSNAIQLAVAAGYRVVTTASPHNHDRMRALGAEHVVDYRSPSAVSDLLTLLDDQTVAGIFAVGTGSAEPCLTIAIATGARRLCLASPSVSMSTLPRRRSLLALSRFGLQMASRVAPLMVRSRLRGIRTRFVWGSSLMTNEVGPMLWNDFLPKALADRSYVTAPRAEVVGTGLQSIQPALDAVREGASATKFVVLL
- a CDS encoding TetR/AcrR family transcriptional regulator; amino-acid sequence: MARWQPDARERLEKAAFDLFVERGFADSTVPEIAQRAGLSTRTFFRHFADKREALFADENAIPELASRMIAEAPEGTSAMQIVADGFDEVAARQFTRPKQYFLARHVVIQSDEGLRERELRKQAALVDALRRGFEGRGIDPLEALLASHLTGTVFSVSIGRWLSPGETASLPELLHDTFDRLRRTADGSAGLASGAPRVAATEPPQ